One genomic region from Mytilus trossulus isolate FHL-02 chromosome 9, PNRI_Mtr1.1.1.hap1, whole genome shotgun sequence encodes:
- the LOC134683497 gene encoding uncharacterized protein LOC134683497, with protein sequence MIGILCIVREFVDLVGLCPYGPSVRPCVEPEMSPQVQGMCRDVPSPVVESPELPRAADPEQCLVEAPCVALFSAMPFEVEVISTLDDTVENDTAVFEEKEEHELVFDTDDADLFSTWDQEQQQADEWWEDLERRVIEVSDEVEALSEDYSEVKQRLESDDETLQMFGANLESEGRNLQMQYVISRVLPCCGPLDLEEGVGDVEELSLEDDEVFTDEQDRVVIWDEEGRAAMRRVWFRRHFMKSHCLNGFWRTFRGYSLRCRMFQLSIVCR encoded by the coding sequence ATGATTGGTATACTATGTATAGTGAGAGAGTTCGTAGACTTAGTAGGTCTGTGTCCGTATGGTCCTTCGGTTAGACCATGTGTTGAGCCAGAGATGTCACCCCAGGTTCAAGGTATGTGTCGTGATGTTCCTTCCCCTGTGGTAGAGTCTCCTGAGCTACCAAGGGCTGCTGACCCGGAGCAGTGTTTGGTGGAAGCACCCTGTGTTGCATTGTTTTCAGCAATGCCATTTGAGGTAGAAGTCATTTCTACTTTGGATGACACTGTTGAAAACGATACAGCGGTGTTTGAGGAGAAAGAGGAACATGAGTTGGTTTTCGACACAGATGATGCTGACCTTTTCTCAACCTGGGATCAGGAGCAGCAGCAGGCTGATGAGTGGTGGGAGGATCTGGAAAGGAGGGTTATTGAAGTTTCCGATGAGGTGGAGGCCCTATCCGAGGATTATAGTGAGGTAAAACAAAGGTTGGAGAGTGATGATGAGACTCTGCAGATGTTTGGCGCAAACTTGGAAAGTGAGGGTCGAAATCTGCAGATGCAGTATGTAATCTCCAGGGTTTTACCTTGCTGTGGTCCTTTGGATTTAGAAGAAGGTGTGGGTGATGTGGAAGAGCTGTCTCTAGAGGATGACGAGGTCTTTACTGATGAGCAGGATAGAGTTGTGATTTGGGACGAGGAAGGCAGAGCAGCTATGAGGAGAGTTTGGTTCAGGAGGCATTTCATGAAGAGTCATTGTCTGAATGGTTTTTGGAGGACCTTTAGAGGGTACAGTTTGAGGTGTCGGATGTTTCAGCTTAGTATTGTGTGTCGTTGA